In Quercus lobata isolate SW786 chromosome 12, ValleyOak3.0 Primary Assembly, whole genome shotgun sequence, a genomic segment contains:
- the LOC115972367 gene encoding protein NRT1/ PTR FAMILY 7.3-like isoform X2 — protein MACLELSKGAKFKEDQDACTLDGTVDMHGRPAIRTKSGRWVAGIIILLNQGLATLAFFGVGVNLVLFLTRVVGENNADAANSVSKWTGTVYIFSLIGALLSDSYWGRYKTCAIFQVIFVIGLVSLSLSSYLFLLMPRGCGDELTPCGAHSSMEMGLFYLSIYLVALGNGGYQPNIVSFGADQFDEENPKEGLSKVSFFSYFYLALNLGELFSNTILVYFEDEGIWALGFWVSAGSAFAALVLFLVGTPRYRHFKPSGNPLSRFSQVIVAAVKKWRVEVPSNAKDLYTVAGNESSTNGNRRILHTHGFKFLDKAAFISSRDFVDQNQCIRNPWRLCPITQVEEVKCILRLLPIWLCTIIYSVVFTQMASLFVEQGAVMNTTISNFRIPPASMSSFDILSVALFIFLYRRILDPLVGRIKKSDSKGLTELQRMGIGLVIAVMAMVSAGIVECYRLKYAIKDCKTCDGSSSLSIFWQIPQYAFIGASEVFMYVGQLEFFNAQTPDGLKSFGSALCMTSISLGNYVSSLLVSIVMKISTEDHMPGWIPGNLNKGHLDRFFFLLAALTTVDLVVYIGSAKWYKCIKLEGKFEEADEEDDIKV, from the exons ATGGCTTGCTTGGAGTTGAGTAAGGGG GCTAAGTTCAAAGAAGATCAAGACGCATGCACTCTTGATGGAACTGTTGACATGCATGGTCGCCCTGCAATCAGAACAAAATCTGGACGATGGGTTGCTGGAATTATCATACTTT TGAACCAAGGTCTGGCTACACTAGCCTTTTTTGGAGTCGGAGTGAACCTGGTGTTGTTCCTGACAAGGGTTGTCGGTGAAAACAATGCCGATGCTGCTAACAGTGTGAGCAAATGGACTGGGACAGTTTACATCTTTTCTCTGATTGGTGCTTTACTTAGTGATTCCTACTGGGGAAGATACAAAACTTGTGCCATATTTCAGGTCATCTTTGTCATA GGTTTGGTATCACTATCTTTATCATCATACCTTTTCTTGCTCATGCCTAGAGGTTGTGGGGATGAATTAACTCCATGTGGTGCCCATTCTAGCATGGAGATGGGGTTATTCTACCTTTCTATCTATCTTGTTGCCCTAGGAAATGGTGGGTATCAACCTAACATCGTCTCATTTGGGGCTGATCAGTTCGATGAAGAAAACCCCAAGGAGGGACTTTCAAAAGTTTCCTTTTTTAGCTACTTCTACTTAGCTCTAAACCTTGGGGAGCTTTTCTCCAACACCATACTGGTCTACTTTGAGGATGAAGGGATATGGGctttgggattttgggtttcAGCTGGGTCTGCATTTGCAGCACTGGTCTTGTTTCTTGTTGGGACCCCAAGGTACAGGCACTTCAAGCCGAGTGGCAACCCTCTCTCAAGGTTTTCCCAGGTCATAGTTGCCGCGGTGAAGAAATGGAGAGTCGAGGTGCCATCAAATGCAAAGGATTTGTATACTGTGGCTGGAAATGAGTCTTCCACAAATGGTAATAGGAGAATACTTCACACCCATGGATTCAA GTTCTTGGATAAGGCTGCATTTATCTCATCAAGGGATTTTGTTGACCAAAACCAATGTATTCGCAACCCATGGCGCCTCTGCCCAATTACCCAAGTGGAAGAAGTTAAATGCATTCTGAGACTACTTCCAATTTGGCTCTGCACCATAATATACTCAGTAGTCTTCACACAAATGGCCTCCCTCTTTGTGGAGCAAGGTGCTGTAATGAACACTACTATCTCAAACTTCCGAATCCCACCTGCAAGCATGTCAAGCTTTGATATACTCAGTGTGGcactttttatcttcctttaccGGCGAATTCTTGACCCATTAGTGGGTAGAATTAAGAAATCAGATTCCAAGGGGCTTACTGAGCTGCAGAGAATGGGAATTGGCCTTGTTATAGCAGTGATGGCAATGGTTTCAGCTGGAATAGTGGAGTGCTATAGACTAAAGTATGCAATAAAAGATTGCAAAACATGTGATGGGTCAAGCTCCTTAAGCATCTTTTGGCAAATTCCTCAGTATGCATTCATAGGAGCTTCTGAAGTTTTTATGTACGTGGGTCAATTGGAGTTCTTCAACGCACAGACACCAGATGGGTTAAAGAGCTTTGGAAGTGCACTTTGCATGACATCTATCTCGCTTGGGAACTATGTGAGCAGTTTGCTTGTAAGCATTGTTATGAAGATATCAACTGAGGATCACATGCCAGGATGGATCCCAGGAAATCTCAACAAAGGTCACCTAGACAggtttttcttccttttagcAGCCTTGACAACAGTAGATTTGGTTGTCTATATTGGCTCTGCTAAGTGGTACAAGTGTATCAAGTTGGAAGGGAAATTTGAAGAGGCAGATGAGGAAGATGACATTAAAGTTTGA
- the LOC115972367 gene encoding protein NRT1/ PTR FAMILY 7.3-like isoform X1 — translation MACLELSKGNLQAKFKEDQDACTLDGTVDMHGRPAIRTKSGRWVAGIIILLNQGLATLAFFGVGVNLVLFLTRVVGENNADAANSVSKWTGTVYIFSLIGALLSDSYWGRYKTCAIFQVIFVIGLVSLSLSSYLFLLMPRGCGDELTPCGAHSSMEMGLFYLSIYLVALGNGGYQPNIVSFGADQFDEENPKEGLSKVSFFSYFYLALNLGELFSNTILVYFEDEGIWALGFWVSAGSAFAALVLFLVGTPRYRHFKPSGNPLSRFSQVIVAAVKKWRVEVPSNAKDLYTVAGNESSTNGNRRILHTHGFKFLDKAAFISSRDFVDQNQCIRNPWRLCPITQVEEVKCILRLLPIWLCTIIYSVVFTQMASLFVEQGAVMNTTISNFRIPPASMSSFDILSVALFIFLYRRILDPLVGRIKKSDSKGLTELQRMGIGLVIAVMAMVSAGIVECYRLKYAIKDCKTCDGSSSLSIFWQIPQYAFIGASEVFMYVGQLEFFNAQTPDGLKSFGSALCMTSISLGNYVSSLLVSIVMKISTEDHMPGWIPGNLNKGHLDRFFFLLAALTTVDLVVYIGSAKWYKCIKLEGKFEEADEEDDIKV, via the exons ATGGCTTGCTTGGAGTTGAGTAAGGGG AACTTGCAGGCTAAGTTCAAAGAAGATCAAGACGCATGCACTCTTGATGGAACTGTTGACATGCATGGTCGCCCTGCAATCAGAACAAAATCTGGACGATGGGTTGCTGGAATTATCATACTTT TGAACCAAGGTCTGGCTACACTAGCCTTTTTTGGAGTCGGAGTGAACCTGGTGTTGTTCCTGACAAGGGTTGTCGGTGAAAACAATGCCGATGCTGCTAACAGTGTGAGCAAATGGACTGGGACAGTTTACATCTTTTCTCTGATTGGTGCTTTACTTAGTGATTCCTACTGGGGAAGATACAAAACTTGTGCCATATTTCAGGTCATCTTTGTCATA GGTTTGGTATCACTATCTTTATCATCATACCTTTTCTTGCTCATGCCTAGAGGTTGTGGGGATGAATTAACTCCATGTGGTGCCCATTCTAGCATGGAGATGGGGTTATTCTACCTTTCTATCTATCTTGTTGCCCTAGGAAATGGTGGGTATCAACCTAACATCGTCTCATTTGGGGCTGATCAGTTCGATGAAGAAAACCCCAAGGAGGGACTTTCAAAAGTTTCCTTTTTTAGCTACTTCTACTTAGCTCTAAACCTTGGGGAGCTTTTCTCCAACACCATACTGGTCTACTTTGAGGATGAAGGGATATGGGctttgggattttgggtttcAGCTGGGTCTGCATTTGCAGCACTGGTCTTGTTTCTTGTTGGGACCCCAAGGTACAGGCACTTCAAGCCGAGTGGCAACCCTCTCTCAAGGTTTTCCCAGGTCATAGTTGCCGCGGTGAAGAAATGGAGAGTCGAGGTGCCATCAAATGCAAAGGATTTGTATACTGTGGCTGGAAATGAGTCTTCCACAAATGGTAATAGGAGAATACTTCACACCCATGGATTCAA GTTCTTGGATAAGGCTGCATTTATCTCATCAAGGGATTTTGTTGACCAAAACCAATGTATTCGCAACCCATGGCGCCTCTGCCCAATTACCCAAGTGGAAGAAGTTAAATGCATTCTGAGACTACTTCCAATTTGGCTCTGCACCATAATATACTCAGTAGTCTTCACACAAATGGCCTCCCTCTTTGTGGAGCAAGGTGCTGTAATGAACACTACTATCTCAAACTTCCGAATCCCACCTGCAAGCATGTCAAGCTTTGATATACTCAGTGTGGcactttttatcttcctttaccGGCGAATTCTTGACCCATTAGTGGGTAGAATTAAGAAATCAGATTCCAAGGGGCTTACTGAGCTGCAGAGAATGGGAATTGGCCTTGTTATAGCAGTGATGGCAATGGTTTCAGCTGGAATAGTGGAGTGCTATAGACTAAAGTATGCAATAAAAGATTGCAAAACATGTGATGGGTCAAGCTCCTTAAGCATCTTTTGGCAAATTCCTCAGTATGCATTCATAGGAGCTTCTGAAGTTTTTATGTACGTGGGTCAATTGGAGTTCTTCAACGCACAGACACCAGATGGGTTAAAGAGCTTTGGAAGTGCACTTTGCATGACATCTATCTCGCTTGGGAACTATGTGAGCAGTTTGCTTGTAAGCATTGTTATGAAGATATCAACTGAGGATCACATGCCAGGATGGATCCCAGGAAATCTCAACAAAGGTCACCTAGACAggtttttcttccttttagcAGCCTTGACAACAGTAGATTTGGTTGTCTATATTGGCTCTGCTAAGTGGTACAAGTGTATCAAGTTGGAAGGGAAATTTGAAGAGGCAGATGAGGAAGATGACATTAAAGTTTGA